In Trifolium pratense cultivar HEN17-A07 linkage group LG7, ARS_RC_1.1, whole genome shotgun sequence, a genomic segment contains:
- the LOC123893737 gene encoding protein LATERAL ROOT PRIMORDIUM 1-like, with translation MNMLGLRDLVLIAQTPSSLHNQQNQPISSDHHPNLPLPSSSSSALSVGLGIFPLLTTTTPPHHQDSNFWNLKMCQPQQVMIMNSTSKRVEEKEDEKIKNLMIEENSNGGDEFKVCLDCGNRAKKDCSFKRCRTCCKGRGFDCSTHVKSTWVPASLRRDRKMVLAETGYSDGGGGGVSSGTKRQRILVSSSHNAATSHSSSSIAATRSLSLDITSSCHQDARFKQSLPRYVRAPAVFKCHRVSAIGNGEDELAYLATVNISGHVFKGFLYDQGIDAKNETKPCVSELQLGSNGSGKSYRECSSSAIEVPTSAYPASAC, from the exons ATGAACATGTTAGGCTTAAGAGACTTAGTTCTCATAGCTCAAACTCCTTCATCTCTTCACAACCAACAAAACCAACCCATTTCATCAGATCATCATCCCAACCTTCCCTtaccttcatcatcatcatcagctCTAAGTGTTGGTCTTGGAATTTTCCCACTCCTAACTACTACTACTCCTCCTCATCATCAAGACTCAAACTTTTGGAATCTCAAGATGTGTCAACCACAACAAGTGATGATAATGAATTCTACAAGCAAAAgggttgaagaaaaagaagatgaaaagataaaaaatttgatgataGAGGAAAATAGTAATGGTGGTGATGAGTTTAAGGTGTGTTTGGATTGTGGAAACAGAGCTAAGAAAGATTGTAGCTTTAAGAGATGTAGGACTTGTTGTAAAGGTCGTGGTTTTGATTGTAGTACTCACGTGAAGAGCACGTGGGTACCGGCTTCGTTGCGCCGTGACCGGAAAATGGTGTTGGCTGAAACCGGTTAtagtgatggtggtggtggtggtgtttcTTCTGGTACCAAGAGGCAGAGGATTTTGGTGTCATCATCACATAATGCTGCTACTTCTCATAGTTCTAGTTCAATTGCTGCTACAAGAAGCTTAAGCTTAGATATTACTAGCTCTTGTCATCAAG ATGCTAGATTCAAACAATCTTTGCCACGTTATGTTCGTGCACCTGCTGTTTTCAAGTGCCATAGAGTTTCTGCTATTGGCAATGGTGAAGATGAACTTGCTTATTTGGCGACAGTGAATATTAGTGGTCATGTCTTCAAAGGGTTTCTTTATGATCAAGGTATTGAtgcaaaaaatgaaacaaaacctTGTGTTTCAGAACTTCAACTTGGAAGTAATGGCAGTGGAAAGAGTTACAGGGAATGTTCTTCTTCTGCAATTGAGGTTCCAACTAGTGCATATCCTGCATCTGCTTGCTAA
- the LOC123893738 gene encoding F-box/FBD/LRR-repeat protein At5g56420-like, producing the protein MSTVDQFCCFVDNIMLSPLSTKQPLKKFSLFLTVETESSLFNFNAWVEAATRRGVEELRIYLSRRTFKPTIFISQTLVVVKLHSLRIGTDTSSVHLPSLKTLHLSCVNFTNQNDFINFLSACPNVDDFKVVGPIFHMLVKASSGPIFAKLVKASIGPIYAKFIKLIEATTAAMFNGIRNVQFLRVGIVTEASFKVIPVFSNLIHIEIVFYSHRPSHWDDVVDVLQHCPKLKILFIKVCCIVPFIFGYIGANGV; encoded by the coding sequence ATGTCGACCGTCGATCAATTCTGTTGTTTTGTGGATAATATCATGCTGTCTCCTCTTTCAACCAAACAACCCCTCAAAAAGTTTAGTCTCTTTTTAACAGTAGAAACAGAATCATCACTCTTCAACTTCAACGCATGGGTAGAAGCTGCAACACGGCGTGGCGTTGAAGAACTTCGTATCTATCTTTCTAGGCGCACTTTTAAACCGACTATTTTCATCTCTCAAACACTTGTTGTTGTCAAACTTCATAGTTTACGAATTGGAACTGATACTTCGTCTGTTCATCTTCCATCACTAAAAACCCTACATTTAAGTTGTGTTAATTTTACAAATCAGAATGATTTCATCAACTTTCTTTCTGCTTGTCCTAACGTAGATGATTTTAAGGTTGTTGGACCTATCTTTCATATGTTGGTAAAAGCGAGTAGCGGTCCAATTTTTGCTAAGTTGGTAAAAGCGAGTATCGGTCCAATTTATGCTAAGTTTATTAAGTTGATTGAAGCGACAACTGCTGCTATGTTTAATGGTATTCGTAATGTCCAGTTTCTACGCGTAGGCATAGTGACAGAGGCCTCTTTCAAAGTCATTCCGGTGTTttcaaacttaattcatattgaAATAGTGTTTTATTCTCATCGCCCATCTCATTGGGATGATGTAGTAGACGTTCTCCAACATTGTCCCAAGCTTAAAATTCTTTTTATTAAGGTTTGTTGTATAGTaccttttatttttggttacatCGGAGCCAATGGGGTTTGA
- the LOC123899690 gene encoding phosphatidylinositol 4-phosphate 5-kinase 6-like, whose translation MNKDFNSIVKVWEAAVRKSAGPKKRANRIFSTPMSVAHVDDDVYQVEKILNNGDFYTGQWLNNFPYGHGKYLWTDGCMYVGEWQKGNITGKGRFSWPSGATYEGDFKNGFMDGKGTYIGSNGDTYKGFWVMDMKNGQGTQSYPNGEFYDGDWKKGLQNGHGRYQWKNGNHYIGQFRNGLFHGNGTLMWQNGNRYDGCWEDGFPKGNGTFRWCDGSFYVGVWSKDSKEQSGTYYPSSGSDDDPLEWDPMDLFSVDLVDCYVCGCEKVSIFPSQKNLNMFGLEEDNNNKHLLSKKVTERVSNYSSEDGSYSSYDGSRSPMIDSVPRVPHMRLKAPKRQGETISKGHKNYELMLNLQLGIRHAVGRPAPSTSLDLKNSAFDPKEKVWTKFPPEGSKHTPPHPSCEFRWKDYCPVVFRALRKLFKVDPADYMISLCGNDALRELSSPGKSGSFFYLTNDDRYMIKTMKKSEVKVFLRMLPGYYKHVRAFENTLVTKFFGLHCVKLPGASQKKVRFVIMGNLFCSQYAIHRRFDLKGSTFGRTTDKPEEEIEPTTTLKDLDLNYIFRLRKSWFQEFCRQVDKDCDFLEQERIMDYSMLVGLHFRGVSASSEAGTPARGSGAHTPTGTFDDGAPRLSGVDVDRIVVDPSRWIQLGINMPARAELTTRKSCDTPQLVGEPTGETYEIIIFFGIIDILQDYDISKKLEHAYKSFQYDATTISAVDPRLYSRRFRDFIFRVFLEDPS comes from the exons ATGAACAAAGATTTTAACAGCATTGTTAAGGTTTGGGAAGCAGCAGTTAGAAAATCAGCTGGACCAAAAAAAAGGGCAAACAGAATATTCTCAACACCAATGTCTGTTGCccatgttgatgatgatgtttaCCAGGTTGAGAAGATTCTCAACAATGGTGATTTTTATACAGGTCAATGGTTAAACAATTTTCCATATGGTCATGGAAAATATCTATGGACAGATGGTTGTATGTATGTTGGTGAATGGCAAAAAGGTAATATCACAGGTAAAGGTAGATTTAGTTGGCCAAGTGGTGCTACCTATGAAGGTGATTTCAAGAATGGTTTTATGGATGGtaaaggtacttatataggttcTAATGGTGATACTTATAAAGGTTTTTGGGTTATGGATATGAAAAATGGACAAGGTACACAAAGTTATCCTAATGGTGAGTTTTATGATGGTGATTGGAAAAAAGGGTTACAAAATGGACATGGTAGATATCAATGGAAAAATGGTAATCATTATATTGGTCAATTTAGAAATGGTTTGTTTCATGGTAATGGTACTTTGATGTGGCAAAATGGTAATAGATATGATGGTTGTTGGGAAGATGGTTTTCCTAAAGGAAATGGTACATTTAGATGGTGTGATGGTAGTTTTTATGTTGGTGTTTGGAGTAAAGATTCAAAGGAACAAAGTGGTACTTATTATCCTTCTTCTGGTTCTGATGATGATCCTTTGGAATGGGATCCTATGGATCTTTTTTCAGTTGATTTGGTTGATTGTTATGTTTGTGGTTGTGagaaagtttcaatttttcctTCACAAAAGAATTTGAACATGTTTGGTTTAGaggaagataataataataagcatTTATTGTCTAAGAAAGTTACTGAAAGGGTTAGTAATTATAGTTCTGAAGATGGTTCTTATAGTAGTTATGATGGATCAAGGAGTCCTATGATTGATTCTGTTCCTAGAGTTCCTCATATGAGATTAAAGGCTCCAAAGAGACAAGGAGAGACTATTTCCAAAGGGCATAAGAACTATGAGCTTATGCTTAATTTGCAGCTAGGTATCAG ACATGCTGTTGGAAGACCTGCTCCAAGTACATCTCTTGATTTGAAGAATTCTGCATTTGATCCTAAAGAAAAAGTATGGACTAAATTTCCACCAGAAGGATCCAAGCACACACCGCCTCATCCGTCTTGTGAGTTTAGATGGAAAGACTATTGTCCAGTAGTGTTCAG GGCTTTAAGAAAATTGTTCAAAGTAGATCCAGCTGATTACATGATATCATTATGTGGGAATGACGCCCTTCGTGAACTGTCATCCCCTGGAAAAAGTGGAAGCTTTTTTTATTTGACCAACGATGACCGATACATGATAAAGACCATGAAGAAATCAGAAGTAAAA GTTTTCTTGAGAATGCTTCCTGGTTACTATAAACACGTTCGCGCATTCGAGAACACTCTAGTAACCAAATTCTTTGGCCTACATTGTGTTAAACTACCCGGAGCTTCACAGAAGAAG GTTCGATTTGTCATCATGGGAAATCTATTTTGTTCACAATACGCCATTCATAGGCGTTTTGACTTGAAAGGTTCAACGTTTGGTCGTACCACTGATAAACCTGAGGAGGAAATAGAGCCTACGACAACACTTAAGGACCTTGACCTAAATTATATATTCCGATTACGGAAGTCTTGGTTTCAAGAATTCTGCAG GCAAGTGGATAAGGACTGTGACTTTCTTGAACAAGAAAGAATTATGGATTACAGTATGTTGGTAGGTCTCCATTTTCGAGGAGTATCAGCTAGTAGTGAGGCCGGTACACCTGCTCGTGGTTCTGGCGCTCATACTCCAACAG GTACCTTTGATGACGGAGCTCCTCGTCTTTCTGGAGTTGATGTGGATCGTATTGTAGTAGATCCTAGCCG GTGGATTCAATTAGGTATAAACATGCCAGCGCGAGCCGAGTTGACTACACGAAAAAGTTGTGACACTCCTCAGTTGGTTGGAGAACCAACAGGAGAGACATATGAAATTATAATCTTTTTCGGTATAATCGATATATTACAAGATTATGACATTAGTAAAAAGCTTGAACATGCTTACAAATCATTTCAATATGATGCAACTACGATCTCTGCCGTTGATCCAAGACTATACTCAAGACGGTTTCGCGATTTCATCTTCAGAGTTTTTCTAGAGGACCCTTCTTGA